One Microvirga thermotolerans DNA window includes the following coding sequences:
- a CDS encoding Spy/CpxP family protein refolding chaperone, producing MKILAILSAASALAIAGTVAYAQPAPPPAGGPGGPGPRAPMSREDFESLTDARIAAIQAGLKLTPDQQKLWGPVEQALRAQAASRRQMMEDYRAQRSGSERPDLMQRLERRAQNAARGAENLNALATAMKPFWASLDDRQKRLLPVLMREGRPGRMGWRGDGHRGRMGMDMMHHRGPGGMQGPGGQPPASRQP from the coding sequence ATGAAGATCCTCGCCATCCTTTCCGCTGCGTCCGCCCTGGCGATTGCCGGCACGGTGGCCTATGCGCAGCCTGCTCCTCCCCCCGCGGGCGGTCCGGGCGGACCCGGCCCGCGCGCCCCGATGAGTCGGGAGGACTTCGAATCCCTCACGGACGCCCGCATCGCCGCCATCCAGGCCGGGCTCAAGCTCACCCCCGACCAGCAGAAGCTCTGGGGGCCCGTCGAGCAGGCCCTCCGGGCGCAGGCCGCCTCGCGCCGGCAGATGATGGAGGATTACCGGGCCCAAAGGAGCGGCAGCGAGCGGCCCGACCTGATGCAGCGGCTCGAGCGGCGGGCTCAGAATGCCGCCAGGGGCGCCGAGAACCTGAACGCCCTCGCGACCGCCATGAAGCCGTTCTGGGCCTCCCTCGACGACCGCCAGAAGCGGCTCCTTCCGGTGCTCATGCGCGAAGGCCGCCCGGGCCGTATGGGCTGGCGCGGCGACGGCCATCGCGGGCGCATGGGAATGGACATGATGCACCATCGCGGCCCCGGCGGCATGCAGGGTCCGGGCGGCCAGCCCCCCGCCTCAAGGCAGCCGTAA
- the rpsD gene encoding 30S ribosomal protein S4 → MSKRIQAKHKLDRRMGQNIWGRPKSPVNRREYGPGQHGQRRKGKLSDYGTQLRAKQKLKGYYANITEKQFRRYYAEAIRLRGDSGENLIGLLERRLDAVVYRAKFVATPFAARQFVNHGHVKVNGRRVNIPSYLVKPGDVIEVKEKSKQLEVVVVASQLAERDVPDYIEVDHSKMTAKMTRIPTLSEVPYPVQMEPNLVIEFYSR, encoded by the coding sequence ATGTCGAAGCGCATTCAGGCCAAGCACAAGCTTGACCGCCGCATGGGCCAGAACATCTGGGGCCGCCCGAAGAGCCCCGTCAACCGCCGCGAATACGGCCCCGGCCAGCACGGCCAGCGCCGCAAGGGCAAGCTCTCCGACTACGGCACGCAGCTGCGCGCCAAGCAGAAGCTCAAGGGCTACTACGCCAACATCACCGAGAAGCAGTTCCGCCGCTACTACGCCGAGGCGATCCGCCTGCGCGGCGACTCCGGCGAGAACCTGATCGGCCTGCTCGAGCGCCGTCTCGACGCCGTTGTCTACCGGGCCAAGTTCGTCGCGACCCCCTTCGCCGCGCGCCAGTTCGTGAACCACGGCCACGTGAAGGTGAACGGCCGCCGCGTCAACATCCCGAGCTACCTCGTGAAGCCGGGCGACGTGATCGAGGTGAAGGAGAAGTCCAAGCAGCTCGAGGTGGTCGTGGTGGCGAGCCAGCTCGCCGAGCGCGACGTGCCGGACTACATCGAGGTCGATCACTCCAAGATGACGGCCAAGATGACCCGCATTCCGACCCTTTCCGAGGTGCCGTACCCGGTCCAGATGGAGCCGAACCTCGTGATCGAGTTCTACTCGCGCTGA
- a CDS encoding SAM-dependent methyltransferase, whose protein sequence is MLSERLLKTGLTRAVRRGTLTMTTAGGQSFTFGDGTDPKVAIRFTDEAAQLALCLHPELKLGELFMDGRLVIEQGTIYDLLQLVLQDTHGELDDLPFHRLRKIRTWMQLRSENDAARSKRNVAHHYDLDGRLYALFLDSDRQYSCAYFDRPDASLEEAQLAKKRHITAKLLLDPGQSVLDIGSGWGGLGLYMAQVAGAGAVKGVTLSEEQLDVSRRRAVAAGLPDRVRFELEDYRSTQGSFDRIVSVGMFEHVGVPSYDAYFQTCHRLLKEDGVMLLHTIGRTGQPYPTNPWIARYIFPGGHLPTLSEIMPAVERAGLIVTDVEILRLHYAFTLQKWRERFMAHREEVLRLYDERFCRMWECYLAMSESAFRFQDAVVFQIQLAKRNDTVPLTRDYIAEREAALRAAETAELKRSA, encoded by the coding sequence ATGCTGTCGGAGAGACTTCTCAAGACGGGTCTGACCCGGGCCGTGCGACGCGGCACCCTGACCATGACCACCGCCGGCGGGCAGAGCTTCACCTTCGGCGACGGCACCGACCCCAAGGTCGCGATCCGCTTCACCGACGAAGCCGCCCAGCTCGCCCTCTGCCTCCATCCCGAGCTCAAGCTCGGCGAGCTGTTCATGGACGGTCGGCTCGTCATCGAGCAGGGGACGATCTACGACCTGCTCCAGCTCGTTCTCCAGGACACCCATGGGGAGCTGGACGACCTGCCGTTCCACCGCCTGCGCAAGATCAGGACCTGGATGCAGCTGCGCAGCGAGAACGACGCCGCCCGTTCCAAGCGCAACGTGGCCCACCACTACGACCTGGACGGGCGCCTCTACGCCCTCTTCCTGGACAGCGACCGGCAATATTCCTGCGCCTATTTCGACCGTCCGGACGCCAGCCTGGAGGAGGCGCAGCTCGCCAAGAAGCGGCACATCACCGCGAAGCTCCTGCTCGATCCGGGGCAGAGCGTCCTCGACATCGGCTCCGGCTGGGGCGGGCTCGGCCTCTACATGGCGCAGGTCGCGGGCGCCGGCGCGGTGAAGGGCGTGACCCTCTCGGAGGAGCAGCTCGACGTCTCGCGCAGGCGCGCCGTGGCGGCGGGGCTTCCCGACCGGGTCCGCTTCGAGCTCGAGGACTACCGGTCCACGCAGGGCAGCTTCGACCGGATCGTCTCGGTCGGCATGTTCGAGCACGTGGGCGTGCCCTCCTACGACGCCTATTTCCAGACCTGCCACCGCCTCCTCAAGGAGGACGGCGTGATGCTGCTCCACACCATCGGCCGCACCGGCCAGCCCTACCCCACCAACCCGTGGATCGCGCGCTACATCTTCCCCGGCGGGCACCTGCCGACCCTCTCGGAGATCATGCCCGCCGTGGAGCGGGCCGGGCTGATCGTGACCGACGTGGAGATCCTGCGCCTGCACTACGCCTTCACGCTCCAGAAGTGGCGGGAGCGGTTCATGGCGCACCGGGAGGAGGTCCTGCGCCTCTACGACGAGCGCTTCTGCCGGATGTGGGAATGCTACCTCGCGATGTCGGAATCGGCGTTCCGCTTCCAGGACGCGGTGGTGTTCCAGATCCAGCTCGCCAAGCGCAACGACACGGTGCCGCTCACCCGCGACTACATCGCCGAGCGCGAGGCCGCCCTCAGGGCCGCCGAAACCGCGGAGCTGAAGCGCAGCGCCTGA
- the purB gene encoding adenylosuccinate lyase has product MIPRYSRPEMVAIWSPETKFRIWFEIEAHATTALAELGVVPKEAARIVWEKGSKATFDVARIDEIEREVKHDVIAFLTHLAEIVGPEARFVHQGMTSSDVLDTTFNVQLVRASDLLLRDIDELLAAIRRRAFEHRMTPTIGRSHGIHAEPTTFGLKLAQAYAEFERCKLRLIEAQREVATCAISGAVGTFANVDPRVEEYVAEKMGLSVEPVSTQVIPRDRHAMFFATLAVIASSVERLAVEVRHLQRSEVLEAEEYFSAGQKGSSAMPHKRNPVLTENLTGLARMVRAYAMPAMENVALWHERDISHSSVERMIGPDATVTLDFALARLTGVVDKLVVYPENMRKNLDRLGGLVHSQRVLLALTQKGASREDAYRLVQRNAMPVWRGEGDFLTLLKNDPDVTAYLSPAEIEACFDLGYHFKHVDTIFARVFGAAQA; this is encoded by the coding sequence ATGATCCCCCGCTACAGCCGCCCCGAGATGGTGGCCATCTGGTCGCCCGAGACCAAATTCCGCATCTGGTTCGAGATCGAGGCCCATGCCACCACGGCCCTCGCCGAGCTCGGCGTGGTGCCGAAGGAGGCCGCCCGGATCGTCTGGGAGAAGGGCTCGAAGGCGACCTTCGACGTGGCGCGCATCGACGAGATCGAGCGCGAGGTGAAGCACGACGTGATCGCCTTCCTGACGCATCTCGCCGAGATCGTCGGGCCCGAGGCGCGCTTCGTCCACCAGGGCATGACCTCCTCCGACGTGCTCGACACCACCTTCAACGTGCAGCTGGTGCGCGCGTCCGACCTGCTCCTCAGGGACATCGACGAGCTGCTCGCCGCCATCAGGCGCCGGGCGTTCGAGCACAGGATGACGCCGACCATCGGCCGCTCCCACGGCATCCATGCGGAGCCGACCACCTTCGGCCTCAAGCTCGCCCAGGCCTATGCGGAGTTCGAGCGCTGCAAGCTGCGTCTCATCGAGGCGCAGCGCGAGGTGGCGACCTGCGCCATCTCCGGGGCCGTCGGCACCTTCGCCAACGTCGACCCGCGCGTGGAGGAATACGTGGCCGAGAAGATGGGGCTCTCCGTCGAGCCCGTCTCGACCCAGGTCATCCCGCGCGACCGGCACGCCATGTTCTTCGCGACGCTCGCGGTGATCGCCTCCTCCGTCGAGCGCCTGGCGGTCGAGGTCCGCCATCTCCAGCGCAGTGAGGTGCTGGAGGCGGAGGAATATTTCTCCGCGGGGCAGAAGGGCTCCTCCGCCATGCCGCACAAGCGCAACCCGGTGCTGACGGAGAACCTCACCGGCCTCGCCCGTATGGTGCGCGCCTACGCCATGCCCGCCATGGAGAACGTCGCCCTGTGGCACGAGCGGGACATCTCCCATTCCTCCGTCGAGCGCATGATCGGCCCGGACGCCACCGTGACCCTCGACTTCGCCCTCGCCCGGCTCACCGGCGTGGTCGACAAGCTGGTGGTGTACCCCGAGAACATGCGGAAGAACCTGGACCGCCTGGGCGGGCTGGTCCATTCGCAGCGGGTCCTCCTCGCCCTCACCCAGAAGGGCGCCTCCCGCGAGGACGCCTACCGCCTGGTCCAGCGCAACGCGATGCCCGTCTGGCGGGGGGAAGGCGATTTCCTGACCCTACTAAAGAACGATCCCGACGTGACCGCGTACCTGTCTCCGGCGGAAATCGAGGCGTGCTTTGACCTTGGCTATCACTTCAAGCACGTCGATACGATCTTCGCGCGGGTCTTCGGCGCGGCTCAGGCATAG
- the rpe gene encoding ribulose-phosphate 3-epimerase has protein sequence MTRPLLIAPSILASDFSKLGEEVRAVDAAGADWIHIDVMDGHFVPNITIGPDVVKALRPHSAKPFDVHLMIAPVDPYLEAFAKAGADIISIHPEAGPHVHRSLQTIRSLGKKAGIVLNPGTPESAVEPVLDVVDLVLLMTVNPGFGGQAFIGSACDKVRRVKEMVGDRDIDIQIDGGVTAETAPLVTAAGANVLVAGSATFKGGPEAYARNMAAIREAGEKAR, from the coding sequence ATGACACGCCCCCTTCTGATCGCCCCGTCCATCCTGGCTTCCGATTTCTCCAAGCTCGGCGAGGAGGTCCGCGCCGTCGACGCGGCCGGCGCCGACTGGATCCACATCGACGTGATGGACGGCCACTTCGTCCCGAACATCACCATCGGCCCGGACGTCGTGAAGGCGCTCCGCCCGCATTCCGCCAAGCCCTTCGACGTGCACCTGATGATCGCGCCGGTGGACCCCTACCTCGAGGCCTTCGCCAAGGCCGGGGCCGACATCATCAGCATCCACCCCGAGGCGGGGCCGCACGTCCACCGCAGCCTCCAGACCATCCGGTCCCTGGGCAAGAAGGCGGGCATCGTGCTCAATCCGGGCACCCCCGAGAGCGCCGTCGAGCCCGTCCTCGACGTCGTGGACCTCGTGCTGCTCATGACCGTCAATCCAGGCTTCGGTGGGCAGGCCTTCATCGGCTCGGCTTGCGACAAGGTGCGGAGGGTCAAGGAGATGGTCGGGGACCGGGACATCGACATCCAGATCGACGGCGGCGTCACGGCCGAGACCGCTCCCCTCGTCACGGCGGCGGGCGCCAACGTGCTGGTGGCCGGGTCTGCGACCTTCAAGGGCGGGCCGGAGGCCTATGCCCGCAACATGGCCGCGATCCGGGAGGCGGGGGAAAAGGCGCGTTGA
- a CDS encoding RBBP9/YdeN family alpha/beta hydrolase produces the protein MKTSDCDILIVPGYQDSGTDHWQSRWERQLSTARRVRQESWDFPNRDAWVAKIVEDVTAAALPVVLVGHSLGVLAIAHAAPLLPPNRVSGAFLVGVPDAERPGFVPAIDRAFAPIPRDPLPFPSVLVASRTDPHCDYAKAEDIAYAWGSAIVDAGDSGHINTESGHGPWPEGLMRFAGFLKTLRPAT, from the coding sequence ATGAAAACATCCGACTGCGACATCCTCATCGTCCCGGGCTACCAGGATTCGGGAACCGATCACTGGCAGAGCCGCTGGGAGCGGCAGCTTTCCACTGCCCGGCGGGTGAGGCAGGAGAGCTGGGACTTCCCCAACAGGGACGCGTGGGTGGCGAAGATCGTCGAGGACGTGACGGCGGCGGCGCTGCCCGTCGTCCTCGTCGGCCACAGCCTCGGCGTCCTCGCCATCGCCCATGCGGCGCCCCTCCTGCCTCCGAACCGGGTTTCGGGCGCCTTTCTCGTCGGCGTGCCCGATGCGGAACGACCCGGCTTCGTGCCCGCGATCGACCGCGCCTTCGCGCCGATCCCCCGCGATCCCCTGCCCTTTCCCTCCGTCCTCGTGGCGAGCCGCACGGACCCGCACTGCGACTACGCGAAGGCCGAGGACATCGCCTACGCCTGGGGCTCGGCCATCGTCGACGCGGGCGATTCGGGACACATCAACACGGAGAGCGGCCACGGCCCCTGGCCCGAGGGGCTGATGCGGTTCGCAGGCTTCCTCAAGACGCTGCGGCCCGCCACATGA